tcttttctttcttcttttttcttttcttcccttttttttcctttttctttctcccttatcctatttcctccattactgatgtctTCTCCGTTTTCGTCgtcaatttcacttgacaaaactcatgaattctaattactaagaaaattctcccataagaatatttttatagatcatatgtttgtcaattttttaatttttactgaacatatatttagttctaaaaaatttaacaaagtaagattgaaataatattaatGTAACAAAAAACCCCAAAAATCCAACAAAACAgaacaatccaaaccgatataattggtttggtttggttttatcAACCCGTTCCATGTACACCTACACCCCTAATTtacatagttaataaaaaaaaatagaaaatgtccagctgaaaaaagatgaaaaaagactaacaactcaaatttataacactacaacttgaactctaggcttttaatcattaaattatctttctggaaacaatttaaatattttggtcttttgaatattgttaaaggttgagatgtttttattattttaagtttaaaccataatttttggAACAATTTAATTTCGTTTATTTAGAGGGCCAGTGAAATTGGAACTTGATTACCTTATGGGAGATTTTTCTTAGTAAtgggaattcatgagttttgtcaagtgaaattggtgacgaaaatggagaagacatcagtaatggaggaaacggataagggagaaagaaaaaggaaaaaaaaagagaagaaaagaaaaaagaagaaagaaaagagaaaggtaaagaaaaaaaagtactaataaaatggaaatagtgtttgtaatacactttaatacaattaacgaaagagctaattagtttgggtggattccgtttcgaaaagggcatatatgggccaattgtgtaactctaagggcatatatggacaaACTATGTGACAgtaagggcatatttgagctaaagtattaacgaagggcaaatgtgctcaatttcgtatagtacaagggcatatttggacctttgccCTTGTATTATTCTACAAACTTACTATTGGTTTAGCGCATGTTGTTTTAGAAAACTATTATAGTGTTTAATGAAATATAGAATTAATAAGATTGaggtttgatggataattccaaaaACAAAAGGTTGCTAATAGTGATCTGTTTTTGGGAAACATTCAATCCAAACACAATTGTTATATAAAGTATACGGGAGGAGCACAAAACAACCATACTGGAATGTAGTGCACTACTCACCGTGTAAGGCTTGCCTCGAGAGTGTAATTACAAAAATAAAGAATTGTGGCAATCGGTTGTTGGGAAGTTGGAGAAAAGATTCAGTGAATGGAAAAGACAATATCTGAGGAAGAAAGATAACATTACTAAAGCCGAACCTTTCCAACATACCCACCTATTTTATGTCCTTATTTCGTATTCCTATAGGTGTTGCAAACAAGTAGGAGGATGAGATATTTTCTATGGGAGGGAAAGGAGGGAGAAAAGAAATATCACGTAGTAGAGTGGAAAAAGATTACATCCCCATGTGGGAAAAGGGGTTAGGAATCACTTTTAACACTGGAATGTTGGAACTGTGGCGATACACTCAAGAGGAGAATGCTTTACTGAGAGAAGTCACCATATACTACTATGGCACTACTTATAATTGATGATTTCTGATAAGGGAGTAAATATTTATGGAGTGAGTCTGTGGAAGGGATCATAAAAGGGTGGGTAATGGCTTGAGGGTAAGGTTTTGGAGAACGTATGGTGCGAGGGGGATATGCATGGAGAATCCATATCCCACAAATATTCAGAAGTTAAACAGAGAAATGCTATGATAGCTGATTACATGAGACGAGACGATAATGGGGTCATATGAGATGTAAGTTTTAGCAAGGCTATTCAAGATTAGGAATGGCACGAAGTTgagattttcttttataaaaATATAACTATAAAATGGGGaatcatttcttttataaaaaatatagctATAAAATGGGGAATGATTTCTTTTATAGAGAATAATGAATATAACTACAAAACAGGGAATGAGGAGGGAGATAAGAAGATATGGAGGAGGTGGGGGCAAAATCTTTTACAACTAAATCTTATTTCAGAATTACCAGAAAAGGGGCTAAGAGGGAGCTACACAAAAAAGTTTCAAAGACCAAGTATCGAAAGAAAGTAGCTTCCTTGACTGGTGTGCAGTGGTAGATGCTATATCAACCGAGAAAAATTTAAAGGGGAATTTATTTGAGTTTGACTTCCATGTGCAAAGAATATGGAGAAGATACTAATCATATCTTGTTGTATTGCAAGTTGGCTTCGCAATTGTGGTCCCTCATGTTCTCACTGCATCTCCTGGGTGCTACCGAGGATAGTTGAGAAAGCAATCACGTTTTGGAGATTACATAGGATTGGAAAGGAAAGGAATCCAACATGGAAATGGCACCAACATGTCTCTTTTGGAGCGTATGCAACGAAAGAGGGAGAAGATTATTTTATAATACTGAGAATGATGTAAAAAGCAGTAAGAGATCCCTCTTATTTCACTTGCATATTGGTGTAAGGAAAAAAAGAACTTGTTGCACAGATGGTAAAACTTGATAAATGACTGTGGATGACTCAAGTAGAGTTACATTATACACACTTTTTTACACTGACTTGGTGTTTCCTAGTGAATTTGTTCACTTCTCAAAAAGAAAGAATTGTTATATAAAACTTTTCTTCGAAAACGCTAATGATTTTCGGGGGGAAAATTTTTCGAAAAAGTTCCAAAAGAACTACCACCTGAGTATTCAATCATCACATTAATTCAAGCCTCAAGCCCTTCTATCTTAGCCATGCCAACGCAAGCCCTGCTCGATTGATGTGCAGCCAATGCTGAATGGCATTCATTCCCTTCTTCCCACACTGTACTATTTCCTTGATTGTATCAAGAGAAAAAAAGTTTTGATCTCTTACTTGTAGCTTACTCTCCGCATGAGAGCTTTTGGTCCAACAATTGACCGCCCTAGTTGAAATTAACAGAAAATGGACCAAGATGCCCATGAGCTTCCCATGTGAGTTTGTGCAAGAGTTAAATAGCAAGTTAAGATAAAATCATAACCAAAGCAGGCAACGAGATGAAGCTATCCGGACGAGACAGGCAGAGAAGATGGAGAGGCGCTGCCAGAGATAAAGGTGACCTCAAACCTACAAACCTCCAGCCTCTATCCAAACTAGACGACACACCTCCCCCCAAAAAACATCCCAAGGTTTTTCAAGGAGTTCATCGGAAATATGGACCTATCTTGGCATTCTCAACTCTCTATATCAGTGCATAACCAGTCGGACAAAGGAAGAGAGCAGGTACTAGAAAGATAATGACACAAACACCCGCTCTCAACTTAGAAAAGACAATGGAGAAGGCACATATGGGAGAGGAAAAAGCTCAACTCGTAATCCAAGGGAGATCTCAAGGATCCTACTGCCAGCACCTGAACACCTTCCCACATGTGAAAGATAAAGAAACAGCTTCCGACAAGCATCCTCAAGTGTGGCCAGGTTAAAATTCAGCTTGAACCCAAGAAGGTCAAAGAAACCTATAAAGCCAACTGAATCAGAACAAAATGAAACTGGTAAAAGAGAATAACCAACCAAGACTCACTCAGGTTGTTCCTTTACGAATTAGTGGGTGCTCATGTCATGTGGACACAAATCTATCACATCACTACCTTAAACCCCTCAAAAATTTATGAGGGAGGCACATGAACCACTTGTTCAATTTCCGACCAGTACTAACCAGGCCATCAATTATTGGAATAGCTGTACTCACACGCAGATTTTAAATGCTAATTCTTTATAAAGACTAAAGAGGCAAAACTGAAATTAGGTAATAAGTGAAGGACCAAAACTGCTTTTCTTTTTTGTACCAAATACCTATTTAACTGCTACAAATGGGGTCAGCTTTTCAACTAAATATAATTCCTCCACATGCTTTAAAAACGTGGAAGCACGTCATCATTTTCAATATCAACAAACATGAAATTATACATGAATAACAAAAACAATATACAAAagaatgtgtgtgtatatatgtgtTTGTGTATATGTGTGGTGTGAGCTTAACAAAGTATTAAAAGATATGTAAAAGTACTAAAGAAGAAATCTCAGATTAGACAAATACCAAGTTGGTAGAAAGCATATTCAGAGCaggtgtgtgtttgtgtgtgtgtgtgagagagagagagagagcttaacAAAGTATTAAAAGATATGTAAAACTACTAAAGAAGAAATCTCAGATTAGACAAATACCAAGTTGGTGGAAAGCATATTCAGAGCAGGTACTATCCCAACAACAGTGTTGGAAGCAAGACCCTCGTGAGATGGGATCCTGTCTCTCTTCTCCCAATTTGCAACAACAGACCGTGTCCTTGCTAATTTAACAAAAATAGTGTAATAAGTAACGTTCATAGGAATGTTAAGCAACAGACTCAAGATTAAAGAGAAAATTTACCTCTTCTTTGACCTTCCATGGGATAAGCACTCCTACTAATAACATTTCCACGTGTTTCATCTGAAACAAAATTGCCAGATTTCATAAACTGTATCTAATCCACAATCCACATtattcaagaaaagaaaaagggataaAGAAAATTCCATCTGCTAATtacaacacaacaataacaatgactcGATCTCGAACTAGTTTGGCTCAGCTATATAAATTTGTCTCCACTTAGGTCAATTTCGATCCAAGAGGTAAAAGGTCCAATAAACAAGGGAAAAGGGTCGGATATACCCCTGTACTATTAGAAATAGTATACATTTACCCTCCGTTATACTTTACGTCTAAATACGCCCCTGCCGTtaataaagtaaacaaaaatacccctattaCTAACGGTGATCCAACATCACTATTGAAATTAGACATGGCCTGACATTTGGGTGAGGTGGACGCCACCCATGCCACCTTACCATCCTCTCCCTTTCTCCCCCACACATTCCCTTCTTATTCTTTCTCTCTGCTCACTAGACCTGCCCAACACCTCTCCCGGCCACCCTTTCGCTCTCTCTATCACAACCTTCTTCCTCCTCCAGAATTTCTTTGTCATAATCCATCAAAGTTGAAATCTTTGAACAAACTTGTCTTTCTTATAACTCATCGAAGTGTTCCATTCTAAAAACAATAGGCAATCTTGAGAAATTGGCTCTATTGAAGTTAGTTTACTCTAAGATCAATATGGTTCAATACCACCTAAGCTTGAGGTTTGAAATTAACTTTACCATTGTTGAACCACCATGGATGAAGCTTGaggtttgaaatttcaaaatccaGATCAGAAAATCGTTGATGATTCTTTGCGAATTTGTTTTAGGACTCGTTTGATTGAGCTTAACCTTGAAGTTTCACTGCTGTTTCGTTAGTTTGTGCGGAGGAAATCTCAAATCACCATTGTTTGGGGTCTCTTCGAGAGTATTAGTTTCCGGTGTTCTTGAGAAGTTTTTatgataaaaatagtaaaatcaaTCGCAGTTGACTAGAAACAAGAActgaaaaaagcaaaagaaaatacaaGTTACACAAGTGTTGTCATCTTATATTTTTCTCGTATGATTTGTTCATTTGTTGGCAAAATTCACACGGCGAAGACAACAATTAATGAAGTCAATGAGCTACAATTTGGTGCTATCTGCAAATCCCTTAGCAATCTCTTTTGTATAAACGAAAACACCTTTCTACACAATTCTACCTTAAAACCCATTTGCTAAGTCTTGCTCCATAGCCGAATAAGAGTGGACTCAGAGATCAGATCTCAGACTTCCTAGTGGTTGGTTGGAGGTGTTGGTGGCTTTGGATGGAGTGAAGGAACAAAGAGAAGGGGAGAGGATGGTGAGGTGGTATGCCACATGGCGTCCGCATCACCCCAAATGTCAGGTCATGTATAATTTCAATAGCCAGGTTGGATCACCGTTAGtaataggggtatttttgtttactttattaACGGCAAGGGCATATTTATACGGAAAGTATAACGGAGGATAAATATAGACTATTTCTAATAGTACAAGGGTATATCCGACCCTTTTCCCAATAAACAATGATACTTACCTTCCAAGAAATCCCATAAACAGAAGAAAACAATAAAGTGCAGCGAAGATCAGTGAAAAGCATAAATAAACCACTCAAAGAAAAGAAGTGTCTTCTCCTTGTACAGCAATGATGGTGAAGGCCACCAATCTATAAGGGAAACAACTGGGAGACCAAATTCTAGCACCGTGTTTTCTTCTAGGAAGATAAGTAACCGCAAGAACAACGAAAAATATCAATCAAGTTTAGACAAGGCAAGCGTTGACATAAAAGGCAGCATGAACGAACATTGTTCGgtgacaaatatatatatatatatatatatatatatatatatacacacgttTGTAGAATCAATGGCAGATGCAGGATTACTAGAGAGGGGCAAATTTTCTACATATAGAAATGGTTAAGAAAATGATcacaaatttttcaaaatttaataattttgaagGGTGAAATGCATATTATGAAAAAGTCAGGGGGCTTCCTGTATACAACCATAATTTATGACAAATATTTCGCTAGCGGCTAATATTATTATACATTTGTTCTACTAGTAAAAGAGTCCACTTGGTACTGCTTTTCGACGATTCATATACAAGTTCTACCACTCAAAGGTTAATAAATAGTGGATGATAACAGAAAGAAATAAATGAATAGGCTATTTCATAGCACAAGCACATATAGGACAACAATAGGATAGACGAAAGTAATCACTAAATGTCAGTATTTGATAAAAAGAAAATGGCTGACAAGTTAATACGCACAATTTTCATTTTGGTTTCCGGAAAATAACTCAGGTGCTGAATGCGTTTCAAGTTTTGCTGAGACCAGACTCTTGTCATCCTTCACATTCTTCTCAGTTGCTGCAGCTCCAGCAATTACTGAAGGGAAATTGCTCTTGTCTGCTGTACTACTGAATTCAATAGCCTTGGGGACTTCAATGTCAAACTGTGACACAGCATTTGGTCTCCCAAGGTCTTCCTTGAAAGTTGAAAACCTCCGTGAATCAGAGACTTTTGTCTGCAATGACTGCTGCATTGCCCTTGTTGCAACTACTCCTTTCCTGGGTTCAGATACTTGCTCCATTCTGTCATTATTTCTTGGAACAATAATGGGTATGACCTCTGACCTATTGACAATGGAAGAATTAGCTGCTGCTGATTGGGCTTTAGCTGAATTCCTCTTCAGACCAGTTGTATTAGGAAATGCTGTGGTGTTAATTGGAGGTGCTTTCGCACCAACACTCAGATTTATTCTTTGAGGAGTGCCAGGCGCatttgcagtagcttcattgagAAGACAAGTGAAGACTGTCAGAACTTTCGGGGAGCCAAACTCAGAGAAGGAAACAAATAAAAATGCTATCAACTAACAAAATGGGAGGAAATAAAAGAATCTCGACACAAGGTACCAAGCTAACAAATTTACGCAAACGAAAAaggtattaaaaaaaaaaaagataaatagcatACTAGTAAGGGTCCTAGAATCTCTTTGAAGCTCCAAGTTTTGTGATACTGAAAGTCTTCCAAAAGATTTGGTCTCTTTAACAGGATCACAATTTTGAGAAATCAAGAGTCTACCAGAACTGGCTTTGGTACCATCATCCGCCAGATTGGATAAATTCCCACCCGAATTCGATTTTACATCAGGGTGACCATTTAATCGAGCAGTATTACCCATTGCATATGGTTCAAGACGCTGCATGAAGAAAGCATGAAACAAATTAAACCTTACTTCAAAATCATAACACGAAGTATATCATCAAAGATAACTCCAATCAAAAGAAAACTTTTTACCGAAATATCCACAACCCACACTCCAACACAACTTTGATTGTAAGAGCAGCCAAGGAGTTTCTCTTCATGAATATTAAGATCCGACAGCCGAGACCATCCAACATCTACTGTATCGTGACATCTAATTGGTTCCCAAGAGCATACCTACAAAAAAAGGAGCAAGTTTTAAGGAAACAACATAAATGCTACAATACATGGAACAACTATTTCTGAAGGAACAGCAAATACCCAAGACTACCTTCAAACTCTCATGCAAACCACAGAGAAGGGTTCTCCCATCAGGGTTGAAGGTCATACAACGCACCCCTGATGTCTAGAATTGAGATAAACAAATAGTTAAGCTTTATACAATCTCAAGACTTCCAAGAAACATGAGAAGCACTCAGAAGCAATATTGCATTGATTTATTGAAGATGTGCGAACAAAGAGAAGATGCAAAAAGGATGAAAAGATTAACCTCAGGTCCAGCTGAACCTATGAGCTCAAAGGTTTCGAGGTCCCAGAATTTTACAGTTCTGTCGGCAGAACCTggtgaagaaaaagaacaagaacaaaCAACGAGGCAACTTATTGCTATGATGATCAGAATCAATACAACACCTAACAATGAAGACCTCTTTTTATTCGTTTGATCCTCCCACCACCACCATCCCAATCCCTGCTTTCATTGAGTTGTCAGCATTACTAGCTTTCCACTAgatatgcaacaacaacaacaaacccagtttaATCCCGCAAGTGGGgtttgggaagggtagtgtgtacgcagaccttacccctaccctataaaggtagagaggttgtttcctatagaccctcgactcaaggaaCAGTAAAAAAAAGCAACAAACAATAGCAGCAACAATGTAATAGAGTAACGGAAGCGAATGACACACATGTAATAATAAAGAACCAggaataagaaaatacaagaatagtactagtattacTGGTAAGCCTAGAGAAACTCACGACTACCTgtcaacctacaaccctaatcctcgacctccacaccttcctatcgtgggtcatgtcctcggtaagctgaagcaATGACATGCCCTACCTAATCACCTCTCCACAATACTTCTTTGGCCCACCCCTACCCTTCCTCGGGCCCAccatggtcaacctctcacacctacTGACCGGGGCATCTATGTCTCtccctcttcacatgcccgaaccatctcagtcTCGATTCCCGCAACTTGTCCTCCACAGAAGCCACTCCTACCTTGTACATAATAACTTCATTCTTAATCTTGTTATTAGATAGTTATGTGTAAATAGTCCTAGTCttatatgtagtaggagtagaatatgtcctagtcccatatgtagtaggagtagaatatgcattatatatagggctcattgtatcattgtttaaaaaatagatttttctcccgtgcattctcatatggtatcagagctttagtgAGAAAATTATCGCTTTGCATCATTCCAGCGACATCCGAGAAGAAAGATCTCATCGCCGTGCAATTTTCCGGCAAGTTCGTCTTGTTCCCAAGGTTCATCACTACTACAGTGGTACTGTGTATATATCAGTATCACCATCGGATCCGAAACCTTGTGCGATCAAACCCCAGAAATTCCAGCCCCATCGGAACAGAAAAGTCGGTCACCGTGCATCTTTCCGGTTGACGACTCAAGATTGATTTGTGTTATCTCCTCATCGGTAAGCGTTGTGCGAAAACCAACACTACTATCTTGTTCGGAAACAGTCAATTGCTCCGACAGAAAGTCACGCGCCAGAACTAGTATTCCGGCGAGCTACAGTAACTTTTCTGGCGCGTGTGAGCTATTTCGGCCACTGTTTGACAAAACTTATTCCAGACAACTTACTCGTCCAGTGATTCCGGGCCTACCCATATAAATTACATCAAATTCTAACAAATTTTAAATTCTAACAAATTTTATTTTCTCCAGCGTGAACAGTGCACTCTTTCCGGCGTGAACGGTGATTTCCCGGTGTGAACAGTAATTTCCAGAAAAGTTTATGTTTGCTGGTGGTGTTTTAGAACCTATTTTGTAGTGTGGAATTCGGCTTAGTCTcactattttcaaatttttccggCGACCTTTTGGCCAACTTTTGATTATCAACAACCACTtgattttgttgctcagggggagtctagtggccttgtatgtcgaaTAATCAGCTTACAGATACTTTCACCAAGTCCTTCgctggtcctcgtattagttacatatgtaacaagctcggtacatatgatttgtatgcaccggcttgagggggagtgttagatagttatgtgtaAATAGTTTTAGTCctatatgtagtaggagtagaatatgtcctagtctcatatgtagtaggagtagaatatgcaTTATATATAGGGCTCGTTGTAtcattgttaaaaaaaatagatttttctcccgtgcattctcacacTTGTCTTTTCTGGTAtgtccacacatccatctcaacatcctcatttcagctactttGATCTTTTGGACATGGGACTTCttgacgggccaacactcagctccatacagcatagtcggtctaaccaccactctgtagaacttgcccttaagtctaggtggcacattcttatcacacaaaactcccgaagcgagcctccatttcatccaccccgctCCAACGCGATGagtaacatcctcgtcaatctttGTTGCTTTGGAttatagacccaaggtacttgaaaatATCTCTTTTGGGGATGACTTAAGTATTAATCTTCACGTCCAATTCGGGTTCATGCATCCCATCACTGAACTTGATCTCCAAGTATTATGTTTTCGACCTACTCAACGt
The nucleotide sequence above comes from Nicotiana tabacum cultivar K326 chromosome 12, ASM71507v2, whole genome shotgun sequence. Encoded proteins:
- the LOC107771488 gene encoding katanin p80 WD40 repeat-containing subunit B1 homolog KTN80.4 isoform X2: MTTTKRAYKLQEFVAHSLSVNCLKIGRKSSRVLVTGGEDHKVNLWAIGKPNAILSLSGHSSGIDSVSFDSSEVLVAAGAASGTIKLWDLEEAKIVRTLTGHRSNCISLDFHPFGEFFASGSLDTNLKIWDIRRKGCIHTYKGHSRGVNAIRFTPDGRWVVSGGEDNTVKLWDLTAGKLLHDFKCHEGQIQCIDFHPHEFLLATGSADRTVKFWDLETFELIGSAGPETSGVRCMTFNPDGRTLLCGLHESLKVCSWEPIRCHDTVDVGWSRLSDLNIHEEKLLGCSYNQSCVGVWVVDISRLEPYAMGNTARLNGHPDVKSNSGGNLSNLADDGTKASSGRLLISQNCDPVKETKSFGRLSVSQNLELQRDSRTLTTTANAPGTPQRINLSVGAKAPPINTTAFPNTTGLKRNSAKAQSAAANSSIVNRSEVIPIIVPRNNDRMEQVSEPRKGVVATRAMQQSLQTKVSDSRRFSTFKEDLGRPNAVSQFDIEVPKAIEFSSTADKSNFPSVIAGAAATEKNVKDDKSLVSAKLETHSAPELFSGNQNENYETRGNVISRSAYPMEGQRRARTRSVVANWEKRDRIPSHEGLASNTVVGIVPALNMLSTNLRGHPSSAESVTVSATDEDTITDLLEQHDQFVGLMQSRLAKLQVVYQCWQRHDIRGALSAMEKMADTAVLADVISFLTEKNDIITLEICTCLLPLLVGMLESSLDRHQDISLNMLLKLVKVFGSVIYSSLSAPASVGVDIEAEQRMDRYNLCFLELEKVKHWLPTLTRGGSIAKSAQELSLALQDVS
- the LOC107771488 gene encoding katanin p80 WD40 repeat-containing subunit B1 homolog KTN80.4 isoform X1, giving the protein MTTTKRAYKLQEFVAHSLSVNCLKIGRKSSRVLVTGGEDHKVNLWAIGKPNAILSLSGHSSGIDSVSFDSSEVLVAAGAASGTIKLWDLEEAKIVRTLTGHRSNCISLDFHPFGEFFASGSLDTNLKIWDIRRKGCIHTYKGHSRGVNAIRFTPDGRWVVSGGEDNTVKLWDLTAGKLLHDFKCHEGQIQCIDFHPHEFLLATGSADRTVKFWDLETFELIGSAGPETSGVRCMTFNPDGRTLLCGLHESLKVCSWEPIRCHDTVDVGWSRLSDLNIHEEKLLGCSYNQSCVGVWVVDISRLEPYAMGNTARLNGHPDVKSNSGGNLSNLADDGTKASSGRLLISQNCDPVKETKSFGRLSVSQNLELQRDSRTLTTTANAPGTPQRINLSVGAKAPPINTTAFPNTTGLKRNSAKAQSAAANSSIVNRSEVIPIIVPRNNDRMEQVSEPRKGVVATRAMQQSLQTKVSDSRRFSTFKEDLGRPNAVSQFDIEVPKAIEFSSTADKSNFPSVIAGAAATEKNVKDDKSLVSAKLETHSAPELFSGNQNENYETRGNVISRSAYPMEGQRRARTRSVVANWEKRDRIPSHEGLASNTVVGIVPALNMLSTNLRGHPSSAESVTVSATDEDTITDLLEQHDQFVGLMQSRLAKLQVVYQCWQRHDIRGALSAMEKMADTAVLADVISFLTEKNDIITLEICTCLLPLLVGMLESSLDRHQDISLNMLLKLVKVFGSVIYSSLSAPASVGVDIEAEQRMDRYNLCFLELEKVKHWLPTLTRRGGSIAKSAQELSLALQDVS